The DNA region CTGGCTGTGTTGGCCGGTGGTTCAGCGGCGCTGGCCTGGCAGTTTCAGGATTGGCGTTATGGCCGGCAACTGGCGGAGCTGACCAGCGTGCAAGCTGAGACTCTGAATCAACTGACGCTGGCAACCGCAACGCAGCAACAGACCGAGCAGGACAAGCGCCTGGCACTGGAGCAGCGTCTTTCGACCAGCGAACAAACCCATTACCGAGCGCTTAGCGATGCCCAGCGTGATCAAGGTCGCCTGCGCGATCGTCTTGCCACTGCTGATGTGCGCCTGTCAGTCCTCCTCGATGCCCATGACGCTGCCTCTGTCTGTGCAGTGCCAACCGCCTCCGGAGCCAGCCGCGTGGATCATGGAGCAGCGCGCGCCCGACTTGACCCGGCGCATGCTCAACGAATTGTCGCCATCACCGACGCCGGCGACCGCGGACTGATTGCCTTGCAGGCCTGTCAGGCTTATATCAGAGCCCTCGCTCGCTAACATTTTGATCGATCCTGCGCCTTGCAAGCGCTATCCGCTCGTGTACGGTAGTTCTCATTCCGCTTGCTCAGGAGATGACCGTGAAAGAAATCACCCAACTGGCCGCTGAACTTGGCAGGCGCTTGCAGGTTCTCAATGCCCACGTCACTGCCGCCGAGTCCTGTACCGGCGGCGGGATCAGCGAGGCGATCACCCGGGTTCCGGGGAGTTCGGCGTGGTTCGAGGCTGGTTATGTCACCTATTCCAATCGCCAGAAAACCGAGCAATTGAATGTCCCGGTCGAGTTGTTTGCGACGGTGGGGGCGGTCAGTCGCGAGGTGGTCGAGGCCATGGTCCGCGGCGCGCAGGAGAAAAGCCGGGCGCGATTTGCCGTGGCGGTCAGCGGTGTGGCGGGACCGGATGGCGGTTCGCCGAGCAAACCGGTGGGCACCGTGTGGCTGGCCTGGAGCGTTGGAGAACAGGTGTTCAGCGAGGTGCAGTACTTTCCCGGCAACCGTGACGAGGTCCGCCGACAAACGGTGAAGGCCGCGCTAGAGGGGCTGCTGCGCCATGCCGCAGGAGAAATCTCAAATCAGGGGTAGGCGATCCTGAAACGCTGTGGAATAATACTGGCTACTTATACAGGTGTTGGCCGTCAGGCCTTATTGATTACGTGAGGACTTTAATGGACGACAACAAGAAGAAAGCCTTGGCTGCGGCCCTGGGTCAGATCGAACGTCAATTCGGCAAGGGTGCCGTAATGCGTATGGGCGATCAGGACCGTCAGGCGATCCCGGCTATCTCCACTGGCTCTCTGGGTCTGGACATCGCGCTCGGCATTGGCGGTCTGCCAAAAGGCCGTATCGTTGAAATCTACGGTCCTGAATCCTCCGGTAAAACCACGCTGACACTGTCGGTGATCGCCCAGGCTCAAAAAGCCGGCGCGACCTGCGCATTCGTCGACGCTGAACACGCCCTTGACCCTGAATACGCCGGCAAACTGGGCGTCAACGTCGACGACCTGCTGGTTTCGCAGCCGGATACCGGCGAGCAAGCCCTGGAAATCACCGACATGCTGGTGCGTTCCAACGCGGTTGACGTGATCATCGTCGACTCCGTGGCGGCTCTGGTTCCAAAGGCTGAAATCGAAGGCGAAATGGGTGACATGCACGTGGGCCTGCAAGCCCGTCTGATGTCCCAGGCGCTGCGTAAAATCACCGGTAACATCAAGAACGCCAACTGCCTGGTTATCTTCATCAACCAGATCCGTATGAAAATCGGTGTGATGTTCGGCAGCCCGGAAACCACCACCGGTGGTAACGCGCTGAAGTTCTACGCTTCGGTTCGTCTGGACATCCGCCGTACCGGCGCGGTGAAAGAAGGTGACGAGGTTGTCGGTAGCGAAACCCGCGTCAAGGTTGTGAAGAACAAAGTGGCTTCGCCGTTCCGTCAGGCCGAGTTCCAGATTCTTTACGGCAAGGGTATCTATCTCAATGGCGAGATGATCGACCTAGGTGTTCTGCACGGTTTCGTTGAGAAGTCCGGCGCCTGGTATGCCTATGAAGGCACCAAGATCGGTCAGGGCAAGGCTAACTCGGCCAAGTTCCTGGCAGACAATCCGGAAATCGCCGCCAAGCTCGAAAAGCAACTGCGTGACAAGTTGCTGACTCCAGCGCCGGACGTCAAAGCATCGCCAGTCAAAGAGACGGCTGATGACCTGGCTGACGCTGATATCTGATTGATCCGATGACTGCCGTACTCGATACACTCGTCGCGGTGCGGCGAACCGCAATGGACCTGCTCGCGCGACGCGAGCACGGTCGAGTCGAGTTGACGCGTAAACTGCGTCAACGCGGCGCCCTCCCTGAAATGATCGACACGGCACTCGACCGTTTGACGGAAGAAGGCCTGCTGTCCGAATCCCGTTATCTCGAAAGCTTTGTTTCCTACCGGTCCCGTTCCGGTTATGGCCCTTTGCGTATTCGTGAAGAGTTGAGCCAGCGCGGCCTGCAACGTACCGACATCGAACTTGCTTTGCGCGAGAGCGGTATCAACTGGCAGGAACAACTGGAAGACACCTGGCGGCGAAAGTTTTCCGGGCATTTACCGATAGACACCCGGGAACGTGCCAAACAGGGCAGGTTCCTGAGTTATCGGGGATATTCCATGGAAATGATCAGCCGCTTGTTCAGCGGCCGAGGGATGGACGATTGACTGACGGCTCGCTATTTCGATAGCGGGCCGTTTTTTTATCTACGTAACCTTGGACGGTTCCCGAGTGCGCTGTTGCGCCTGGGGTTGGGATTGCGCCCAGTTTTCCGGCAGGTTGATGTAGTCCACCAGTTCCCGCAGGCGTCCATGATCACGGGCGTTGAAGGTGAAGGCGAGTCGTGCAAGGTGGCTGAACTGCGGTTCGTCGTGTTCCTCTCCGCTGTAGGCGTGTTGATGGAAGTGATCGCTCAGACACAGGTCGGCAAATGCCTCCTGCATGTGTTCGAGCGCCTGGTCGCTGAGCTTGTGATTCATGCGAATCACGAATTGATGCTTGAGCCAGCGGCTGGAGTGGAAGTTGCTGTAGAACTGATTGATCTGCTCCACAGCCTCTTCCGCGCTGTAGACCAGACTGACGAGTTTCATATCGGTCGGCAGGATGTAGCGATTCTCCTCCAGTTGATGGTGGATGAAATCCAACGCGCCTTGCCAGAACTTACCGCCGGGAGCGTCCAGCAATATCACGGGCACCAGCGGGCTTTTGCCAGTCTGGATCAGTGTCAGCACTTCCAGCGCTTCATCCAGGGTACCGAAACCGCCAGGGCACAAGACCAGCGCATCAGCTTCCTTGACGAAGAACAGCTTGCGGGTGAAGAAGAAGTGGAAGGGCAGCAGATTGGTTGTGCCATTCACGGTGGGATTGGCATGTTGCTCGAAGGGTAGGGTGATGTTGAATCCCAGGCTGTGTGCCAGGCCAGCACCTTCGTGGGCCGCGGCCATGATGCCGCCACCGGCACCGGTGATGACCATCAGGTCTGAGCGCGCCAGCGCGGCACCAAGTTCTCGGGCCAGACCATACAGCGGATGTTCTATCGGTGTTCGGGCCGAGCCAAAAACGGTGACCTTGCGGCGCCCCCTGAATTGCTCCAGAACACGGAAAGCGTGCTCCAGTTCACGCAGGGCTTGAAGGGTGATCTTGGCATTCCAGCGGTTGTGATCTTCCTGGGCCATGCGCAGCACGGTCAGGATCATGTCGCGGTAGATCGGGATGTTCGGGCTGTTGGGTGAAACCAGGTTGAGTTGCTCTTCGACCTTGCTGATGAGGTCGTGGCCGCTTTCTTCAAAATGACGGCTCAGGAGGTCATTCGGTTGGTAAGGCATCAACTTCTCCTTCCATACAGGCTCTGTTTTTCCCTTGGATGAAGGAAACATTCGCACTACAAGACGTGCAATGGGCAGCCCTTTCCTGCCCTGAAAATTGAACGTGAACACTATGAATCTAGACCCTCGCGGAGATTTCCGCTGACTTGATCATTGCGCCGCAAAGTCTTTCCTGGCAACCGCTTATTGGCGATTTGCAAGGTGCTTTCACCGCTCGTCTGAACGCAAGGCGAGTGTCTGACAGTCTGATTTACTAAATTACAGGCATGGCACGACAACTTTGTTGCGTCAAAGGCAGGACGCACGGTACAAGCGGTTCAAGGATTTTTCGCTCAAGCAAGGGCGAGGTGCAGGGAGGCGGGAAGCTATGACCAGAGTCATTCTGGAGATCGATACGCAACTGTATCGATTGCTGAAATCATCAGCCGAGACCAATCATTTGAGTCTCGAAGAAGAGTGCTGCCGGCGTCTGGAGGGGGCCGAGCGACGTTCACGTTATTTGCAAGCGTTGTTGGCAGAACTGCGCGCCGAGGATGAACAGCGGCGCGCCACTTCCCGATGATTACTTCTTCTTGGCCGGAGCCGCTTTCGGGCAGTCCGATTCCTGATAGCTGGCCGAGCCGACTGAGCGGTTGGTCTTCACCTCAGTGAAGTCGTAACGCATGACCGCGCCCTTGGCCATCAGTTTGCGGAACGATGGGTTGTTGCATACAGAGGCGCCAAGCTGGAAATACACGGCTTTCGGGTCGGCACGCATCTTGTTGGCGTGGCTGCTTTGTACGCTTAGATGGTTGATCAGCGTGTTGCCTTCGACGGTGTAGCCCTGATCAAGAATGTCTTCGTTGATCGCCCGTGGAGTACCAACACTGCTTTGTGTGGCGACGTTTCGCAGCTCTCTGTTGAGATTCTGCTCACTCAAGGAAGCAGCCTGAGCGCTGAAGGACGACGCCAGCAAAATGGCAGCGGTGGGAACGATAAGGCGCAGCATGAAACTCTCCTGGTTCAGTGACTGGTGGTTCGACCCGTCACATGACTGTGCGTTCAGTGGCGGCGAATTATAGGGGACGAGGCCTGGGCGGTACAGGCTTGCGCCGGCTGCTCTGATAAACTGCCGCTACTTTCTGCCCTGCCGAGTGTTTTTCGTGTCGATTTTCTTCCCCTGCCGGCGTTGCCTGCGATGAACCCTGCAACCCCACGCTTTGCTGCCAACGCAGTAGCCCGCTTGCGCGATGAGCGAGAGGAAGAGGGCATCAAGCCGATTCAGGCCCGAGGCTGGAGGGCACCGCGTTGCCGAGCCTGCCGCGTGATCGAGAGTCACTGTCTGTGCGCCTGGCGCCCGCAAGTCGAGGCCCGCTCTGGCGTGTGCCTGATCATGACCAACAAGGAAGTGTTCAAGCCGAGCAACACCGGTTGGCTGATCGCCGATGTGGTGCGCGACAACCATGCATTCATCTGGTCGCGTACGGAGGTTGATGAGCAATTGCTGGCGCTGCTGGCCGACCCGCAATGGCAACCTTATCTGGTGTTTCCGGGTGAGTACGTCGAACCCGAACGTGTCACAAACAGCGTCGATGCCGATAATTCGAAGCGTCCGCTGTTCATTCTCCTGGATGCCACCTGGACAGAAGCCCGGAAGATTTTCCGCAAAAGCCCCTACTTTGATCGGCTTCCGATCCTGAGCCTGTTGCCCGAGAAGTTGTCGCGGTACCGGTTGCGCCGATCGACCCGCAGCGAGCATTTATGCACAGCCGAAGTGGCGGCGTTGTGTCTCGATCTGGCGGGTGATACCGAGGCCGCGTCGGCACTGGACGCTTATTTCGACGTGTTCAGCCAACATTACCTCGATGCCAAACATCAGCTTGAAATGAATGTTTCAACACCGGCACACGCCGAGCTGATGCCTTTTGTGTAAATCGGCGCCCCTGTCACGCGCTGATTGTCGCCCATACTGCAAAGAACTGTACTGGCCATGCACCTTGACCACCCCGGCTTCGCTGGGCATGCTTGGCGCCGATTAGGGCGCGGCCAAAGTTTGATACGCCGTATTCTTTACGTGGATAGCCACGTGATTGGCGTTGAACGTGCCCTGTTGGTACAGCTCCGTGGCTGTACCTCGAGTTGTTTGAAAAACAGGATCATTTGAAAAATGGCCACATACGAAATCCTGATTGCCGATGACCACCCTCTTTTTCGTAGCGCCCTGCATCAAGCGTTGACCCTGGGTCTGGGCCCGGAAGTCCGTCTGGTGGAAGTGGCAAGCATTGCCGAGCTGGAAACCCGTCTGGACGAGAAGTCCGACTGGGATCTGGTGCTGCTGGACCTGAACATGCCGGGGGCCTACGGTTTTTCAGGGCTGGTGCTGCTGCGCGGTCAGTATCCGCAGATTCCGGTGGTCATGGTGTCGGCCCAGGAAGAAGCCTCGATCATGGTCAAGTCCCGTGAGTTCGGCGCCAGTGGCTTCATCCCCAAGTCCAGTGATCTGAGCGTCATTCAGAAAGCCGTACGCGCGGTGCTCGATGGTGATGTGTTCTGGCCGCCCCAGGCGTTCGAGGCGGTCAGCGTTTCCGCCGAAGCCAAGGCCGCGAGCGAAGGCCTTGCGAGCCTGACGCCTCAGCAGTTTCGTGTCCTGACCATGGTCTGTGAAGGCTTGTTGAATAAGCAAATTGCCTACGAGCTGAGCGTTTCCGAAGCGACGATCAAGGCCCATGTGACGGCGATTTTTCGCAAGCTGAATGTGCGGACCCGGACCCAGGCGGCGTTGCTTTTGCAACAACTTGAGTCAATTTCGAACTAATAAGGCGCGGCGCGTTCACGCTTTTTTGACTGTGCTTAATCTAGCCTTCCCACTTCATTTTTTGGTCAGTTGCCTACTTTATGTCACCTTTCAAAGGCCAAACCGGCCTAAAACGCATCCTCAACGCCTCCGGCTATTCGCTGGACGGTCTGCGTGCAGCCTTCACCGGCGAAGCGGCCTTTCGGCAACTGGTGTGGCTCAACGTGATATTGATTCCGCTGTCGTTCTTCCTGAACGTCAGTCGTGTCGAGCAGGCGTTGTTGATTGCAGTCTGCCTGTTGGCGTTGATTGTCGAATTGCTCAATTCGGCAGTGGAAGCGGCCATCGACCGCATTTCCCTTGAATTGCACCCGTTGTCCAAGAACGCCAAGGACATGGGCAGCGCCGCTCAGTTTGTAGCCTTGAGCATGATTGCGCTGGTCTGGGCAGTCATCCTGCTTTAAGCGATAGTCGGCAGAACGATCTCGTCGCTGCGCTGCACCCCGGCGGTGAAGGCGCGGCACAGGTCGAGGAATTCGCGCATCGCTGATGTCTGATATTTCTGTTTGTGCCAGATGAAATAGAATTGCCGCGCCAGATCCAGATCCGGCGTCTCCACGGGCACCAGGCTGCCGCGGCGGAATGCATCGCGCAGTGCCAGGCGAGAAATGCAGCCAATCCCCAATCCGGACTCCACCGCACGCTTGATCGCTTCGGTGTGTTCCAGTTCCAGTCGGATATTCAGCGAGCTGCGATGGTGACGCATGGCCTGGTCAAAGGTCAGACGCGTGCCGGAGCCCTGTTCCCGCAGAATCCAGGCCTCGTGGGTTAGCTCTTCCATGGTCGCCGTGCCGCGCTTGGCCAGTGGATGCTGGGGCGCGCAGAACACCACCAATTCATCCTCGACCCAGCTCTGCACTTCTATGTCTGGATGACTACAGTCGCCTTCGATTAGACCCAGATCAATTTCATAGTGGGCGACCTGCTGCACAATGTTGGCAGTGTTCTGCACGTGCAGCTTCACCTGGCTTTCCGGATGGCGCTGCATGAAGCTGCCGATCAGCAAGGTGGCCAGGTAATTGCCGATGGTCAGTGTCGCGCCGACCGCCAGAGAGCCGAATCCCGACTTGCCATTGAGCAAGTCTTCGATTTCTTTGGACTGGTCGAGCAGCGCCACCGCTTGCGGCAGCAGCTGTTTGCCGAGGGCGTTGAGGCTCAGCCGTTTGCCGGCGCGGTCGAACAGCTGACAGCTGGACTGACGCTCTAGCTCGGTGATCGAGGTGC from Pseudomonas sp. ACM7 includes:
- a CDS encoding lysis system i-spanin subunit Rz; the protein is MPAFGLIPMSYRVIGVVVFLAVLAGGSAALAWQFQDWRYGRQLAELTSVQAETLNQLTLATATQQQTEQDKRLALEQRLSTSEQTHYRALSDAQRDQGRLRDRLATADVRLSVLLDAHDAASVCAVPTASGASRVDHGAARARLDPAHAQRIVAITDAGDRGLIALQACQAYIRALAR
- a CDS encoding CinA family protein, with the translated sequence MKEITQLAAELGRRLQVLNAHVTAAESCTGGGISEAITRVPGSSAWFEAGYVTYSNRQKTEQLNVPVELFATVGAVSREVVEAMVRGAQEKSRARFAVAVSGVAGPDGGSPSKPVGTVWLAWSVGEQVFSEVQYFPGNRDEVRRQTVKAALEGLLRHAAGEISNQG
- the recA gene encoding recombinase RecA, coding for MDDNKKKALAAALGQIERQFGKGAVMRMGDQDRQAIPAISTGSLGLDIALGIGGLPKGRIVEIYGPESSGKTTLTLSVIAQAQKAGATCAFVDAEHALDPEYAGKLGVNVDDLLVSQPDTGEQALEITDMLVRSNAVDVIIVDSVAALVPKAEIEGEMGDMHVGLQARLMSQALRKITGNIKNANCLVIFINQIRMKIGVMFGSPETTTGGNALKFYASVRLDIRRTGAVKEGDEVVGSETRVKVVKNKVASPFRQAEFQILYGKGIYLNGEMIDLGVLHGFVEKSGAWYAYEGTKIGQGKANSAKFLADNPEIAAKLEKQLRDKLLTPAPDVKASPVKETADDLADADI
- the recX gene encoding recombination regulator RecX produces the protein MTAVLDTLVAVRRTAMDLLARREHGRVELTRKLRQRGALPEMIDTALDRLTEEGLLSESRYLESFVSYRSRSGYGPLRIREELSQRGLQRTDIELALRESGINWQEQLEDTWRRKFSGHLPIDTRERAKQGRFLSYRGYSMEMISRLFSGRGMDD
- a CDS encoding TIGR00730 family Rossman fold protein; the protein is MPYQPNDLLSRHFEESGHDLISKVEEQLNLVSPNSPNIPIYRDMILTVLRMAQEDHNRWNAKITLQALRELEHAFRVLEQFRGRRKVTVFGSARTPIEHPLYGLARELGAALARSDLMVITGAGGGIMAAAHEGAGLAHSLGFNITLPFEQHANPTVNGTTNLLPFHFFFTRKLFFVKEADALVLCPGGFGTLDEALEVLTLIQTGKSPLVPVILLDAPGGKFWQGALDFIHHQLEENRYILPTDMKLVSLVYSAEEAVEQINQFYSNFHSSRWLKHQFVIRMNHKLSDQALEHMQEAFADLCLSDHFHQHAYSGEEHDEPQFSHLARLAFTFNARDHGRLRELVDYINLPENWAQSQPQAQQRTREPSKVT
- a CDS encoding PA3611 family quorum-sensing-regulated virulence factor; translation: MLRLIVPTAAILLASSFSAQAASLSEQNLNRELRNVATQSSVGTPRAINEDILDQGYTVEGNTLINHLSVQSSHANKMRADPKAVYFQLGASVCNNPSFRKLMAKGAVMRYDFTEVKTNRSVGSASYQESDCPKAAPAKKK
- a CDS encoding tRNA-uridine aminocarboxypropyltransferase, with the translated sequence MNPATPRFAANAVARLRDEREEEGIKPIQARGWRAPRCRACRVIESHCLCAWRPQVEARSGVCLIMTNKEVFKPSNTGWLIADVVRDNHAFIWSRTEVDEQLLALLADPQWQPYLVFPGEYVEPERVTNSVDADNSKRPLFILLDATWTEARKIFRKSPYFDRLPILSLLPEKLSRYRLRRSTRSEHLCTAEVAALCLDLAGDTEAASALDAYFDVFSQHYLDAKHQLEMNVSTPAHAELMPFV
- the erdR gene encoding response regulator transcription factor ErdR — its product is MATYEILIADDHPLFRSALHQALTLGLGPEVRLVEVASIAELETRLDEKSDWDLVLLDLNMPGAYGFSGLVLLRGQYPQIPVVMVSAQEEASIMVKSREFGASGFIPKSSDLSVIQKAVRAVLDGDVFWPPQAFEAVSVSAEAKAASEGLASLTPQQFRVLTMVCEGLLNKQIAYELSVSEATIKAHVTAIFRKLNVRTRTQAALLLQQLESISN
- a CDS encoding diacylglycerol kinase; this encodes MSPFKGQTGLKRILNASGYSLDGLRAAFTGEAAFRQLVWLNVILIPLSFFLNVSRVEQALLIAVCLLALIVELLNSAVEAAIDRISLELHPLSKNAKDMGSAAQFVALSMIALVWAVILL
- a CDS encoding LysR family transcriptional regulator; translated protein: MRFTLRQLQVFVAVAQQESVSRAAGLLNLSQSAASTSITELERQSSCQLFDRAGKRLSLNALGKQLLPQAVALLDQSKEIEDLLNGKSGFGSLAVGATLTIGNYLATLLIGSFMQRHPESQVKLHVQNTANIVQQVAHYEIDLGLIEGDCSHPDIEVQSWVEDELVVFCAPQHPLAKRGTATMEELTHEAWILREQGSGTRLTFDQAMRHHRSSLNIRLELEHTEAIKRAVESGLGIGCISRLALRDAFRRGSLVPVETPDLDLARQFYFIWHKQKYQTSAMREFLDLCRAFTAGVQRSDEIVLPTIA